The following nucleotide sequence is from Bacteroidota bacterium.
TTCGTTCTAAATAAAATAAGTGCAAAAAGCAGTATACTATGTAAAAACACCAAATTACGAAGTGTCTTGTCTCTAAAACGGCATAGTTTATTTTTATCGCCAAACTAGCCCATAAGATTTTCATATATCTCTAAATCTTCCGCACTAAAGTGGTCAAGTCAGGAGAACTTCCGCAGGGCCGTAAAGCGTAACCTCCTCAAACGACGCATTCGTGAGGCCTACAGGCTTAAAAAACAAACATTCATACAGGGTTTACCCGAAGGCGACTTATTACTTCATCTTGGCTTTGTGTATTCAAGTGATATACTCGCCGATTTTGCAACTGTACAGAGTGAACTCAGCTACTTTTTAATGCAACTCGCAAACCGTCTCAAAAAAAACTAAAAGTCCATACATACCCGGGCTTGTTTCGGTTTTTTGTTACATTTGCCCAGCTTTTAGTGGAGCAACCTTTCTTATTATTAATACCTTTCTAGTACTATCTGATAATGAAACAAACACATCAAAATTGCCTTGTTTGCAAGAGTAATTCCATCACCCCATTTATAAATTGCAAAGATTACTTTGTTAGCGGCGAAACCTTCGAACTCTATCATTGCAAGGATTGTGGATTTATTTTTACTCAACACATTCCAACTGCAAGCGAAATAGGTCCTTATTATCAAAGCGAGACCTACATTTCGCATTCCAATTCCCGGCAAGGCATCACCAATAAACTTTACCATACGGTGCGCAACATTATGCTGCACCGAAAATACAGGCTTATTAAGAAATATACCGATGGAAAAGAATTATTGGATATAGGGTGCGGTACCGGCCATTTTGCAAATTATATGCACAAAATGGGTTATCACAGCAAGGGATTGGAACCAGATGCCAATGCCCGCAAATTTGCCCGCGAACAATTTCACTTGCCGGTGGAAGAACCTGAAAAGGTGCTTGCCGAAGACCATACGGATCAGTACAACGTAATCACGCTATGGCATGTGCTGGAGCACCTTCACGATCCGGCACGTTACCTGGCCTGGATACACTGTGCACTTAAAAACGAAGGTGTTCTGGTAATTGCTCTGCCAAATTGCAGTTCGCTCGACGCGCAATTTTTTAAAGCCTATTGGGCAGCTTACGATGTGCCAAGGCATATCTGGCACTTTACTCCTAAAACATTTACTGCCTTTGCACTTAAAAGCGGTTTTTCGGTGCAACAAATCAAACGTTTGCCTTTCGATGCCTATTACAACTCGCTCCTGAGCCTGCGGTATAAAAAAAGCCGACTGGCTTTACCACTCGGCTTTCTGATTGGTTTTGTTTCCAACCTAAAGAGCTTAATTTGTCCTAAAACGGCAAGTTCTGTAATTTATGTATTAAGAAAGCAGGCTTACTAGTTTACTCTTTTACCTTTTTATAGCACCGTACCCAATCCACTTCCATCGCCGGCATGTTATTATCCAGCAAATCTTCGTACAATCCGGCACTCAGCGCAATGTACATGGGCTGCTGGGGTATGTTGGTGTTGGTAGAAGCCACTTCCAGACCATTGATAAACCATGCAATGCGGTTGGCCGACCATTCCATGCCATAAATAAAATAGTCCGCAGCAAATTTCGAACGCCCCAGGGTTTTTTTGAATGATACCTGATTGGTATGAATACCCATGCTGCATTTTCCGTTGGCTTTTACCACGTCGATGTGCGGGGTTTGCTCATCGCCAACCATCCAAAAGGCATTAAGAATCTTGCTATTGGCACTAAGTTTTATTTTCGCTTCGAAATAACCATATTGCTGACGGAAACTGTTGCCAGTGTTCACCAGACCCGAAGTATATTCGAAACTCGAAGGCACAAAACCCAATTCAGGATTCCATTTCAAGCCATCGGCTTTTTCTTTGCGGGTTATAATTTTTAAATGTGCCGCGCTTAAATCGAGGTTATTGCCATCGGTAATGAAATGTTTTTCGTGGGCAAGCGAATAACTTTTCTGTAGCATCTTATCACCCCAAAAATAGCGGGTCAACCATTTGCTTTTATCGAGTTTACCAGAATCAAATTCATCGGAAAAACTAATCGACCAGGTGCGCAACCATTCAAAACGCTTGGCATTGTATTGCGAATAAAACCACTTTATTTTCTCTGAGCCTTTTAGCTGGTTGTATTCATCGAGCTGTTTGTATTCTTCCGATTGTTTCCAACGCACTTGGGGCGAAAGATTAAGGTAGGCTTTTTCGGTTAAAAATTCCTCGCTCTTCACATATTCCGAAAGCTCTTTGTAACGTAACAATTTTTCACTCTGGTGGATCCGGTTGTAGTTCTCAAATTCTTTCGATTTACTAAAAGAAAAGTAGGACTTCATGTTCGGAGATTTTTGCAACAACTCCAATTCATGAAGCTTTTTATAGGCTTCTGTATCGCTGAAGGATTCGCTGAGAATGGCCTTTCTTTTCAGCGCAAAATCATGAGAAAGCACAAATTTTTCATGTTCTTCATAAGCGCTGAGTTCAGCACTGTTGTGCAGGGTATCGTAATATTTTTTTAATGCCGATGCTTCGAGTTGAATATAATTCCTGATGTCTTTCGATTTCGATAAGCTGAGGTATTCAACCCATTGTTTTCCCATTTCAGAAGCTTGGAATTCGGCCTTCGACATAGATTTTTTTGCGCTTACGAATTCGTGCGATTCTACAATAGTTTTAAGCTCTTCGTACCTGGCAAGTTTCTCCGATCCGCTAAGCTGGCTGTAATCGGGATAGCGCTTATCTGAAATAAACTTAAAATAGCTTTTTATCTCCGTCGACCGACTTTGATCGTTGTATTTGTAGAGTTCCTGGCCTAGCTCAGAAAGCTCGAACCTTTTTTTTGCCGATTGTTGGTAATGTGCTTTCTCTTTCAGAAAAGCATCTGAATTAACAAACTCCTGCAAGCGATGCAGTTGCTTGAGTTGTTCCGATTCATGTATCTCGAAATAAAGTTTTAGGGTGTCAGAAAGCAAGGTTTTATAGTACAGCTTGATTTCTGAATCCTTATGAAGTCTTTGGTAAGTCTGTTCCTTGTCGAAGGCTTCGGTTCCTTTGTATTTTATTCTCAAGAGTTCTTCACGGCGAAGCTTAAATTTTTCGGAAGTGACCGTTTCTTCTAATTCCTGAAAATGCCTCAGCTCTTCTGAAGTGGCAAACAATTGCAAGGCACTGAATTCTTTCCGGAGTTCAATGCATTGCTCTTCGTAGGTGGTTGTTTTCGGATATAATCCCAATAAAGCTCTAAGTCCGGCCATTTGGTATAAATATTAATTACCGCAATTATATAACTGAATATTCTGCTTAAGATTGTATGGTATACAAATATACATTTATTGTGAACCCCTGAAACGCACCTCCTCTGTAAAATACCAAACTTTTAATTGGCAATCGGAAGGTACTTCTATGTTTACTGTCAGCTCTTTACAATGAGTTTCGGCTAAAGATACAAAAAATTGGCATTTGCTTTTTCAATGCAAACAAGAAGTTTTACGCAATTATGCTGAAAGGGTTTCTGCATTCCGTCGCTCTAACTGTTAGCAAGTGTCGCCATTTTTTCGATATCCTGCAAATTCATGCACTTAAAATGATTTCGGGGACATTTCGAATAACCGATTTTTGAGCAAGGCCTGCACTTTAATCCCTCTACCTCGAACAAGGCCGATGCTTCGTGAGAGCGATAAGGGCCCATGCCAAAAGCAGGTACCGTATTGCCCCAATACGAGATTATTTTTCGTCTGAATGCGGCGGCGATATGCATCATGCCTGTATCGGGGGTAATTACCCAATCGGCCTGGCTTATTATCATTGCCGACTGGTTCAGGGTCAGCCGACCAGTATAATTCAAAGGTTCTACCTTTAGCATCTTTGCTAAACTGTATGCCCTTTCTTTATCGTCAGGGCCTCCAATAAGAATCTGAGGCTTGTGAATTGAGTTGCATAACGACTGAAGTTTTTCGAGTGGCATTTGTTTGGTAAAATGATTGGCCCCAATTACGATTACCACGTAAGGGGTTTTGGGTAACTCCGGAAAGTTTTGTGCGGAGGGAATAAAATAATCCAGTCCCTTTTTATCCGGTGCATCAATAAATAAAGAAATGGTATCGAGATAGCGGTCCACGATATGTTTTTCAGGCAAGCGGTTAATTTTGAAGTTCACCAATAACCATTTCTGAAAATTTAACTTGTTGAAAGAAAAGCTAATCCTTTTTAAGGCTAGTTTCACACGCTGACTGCGCAGGTTTCTGTGCAGGTCGATGATGTAGTCGAAGTTTTCTTCTTTTAGTTCACGCAGAGTTAACCCGATGTTGTTTTCAAGAAGATGTACCTTTTTCAAGTAAGGATTTCCTTCGAGCACATTTGCAAATTTCTTCTTGGTTAAAAAATGTATTTCTGCGCCTACTGTTTGTTCTTTCAGGTTGCGGATTACAGGAGTGGTGAGTACAATATCGCCGATGGAACTAAAACGAATGAGAAGAAATTTAACGGGTTTAGTTGCTTCGGTCATGAAAAGGACGGCTTAACATTATACTTCCTGCAATTTCCGGAAGAAATGGGTGAGGTTTAACCAATATTCGCTGCTGCCTTCGTTGCTTTCCCATAGGGCTTTGGCACCATGTACTCCGCGGGTAAGGCTTGGTTTAAAAATTACCCGCTTGCCAGTTGCTACCTGCGAAGAAAGCTCATTCACATAGCTGTATTCTATTTCAGAAACAGCTATAAACACAGGCACATCGAGCCCGGCAATTTCTTCGCGTACTACAAGCTCGGGTCTGAAATACTCACCAGGGCTGAATGCTATTACCGATCTTACCCGGTTACTATGTTTGGCCTTCATGAGTGCGAGAGAAGCTGAATAGGAACTGCCAAAAAGAATGACAGGTTGATGATTATATCTTAACACATAATTCACAGCAGCATCTATGTCTTTCGAAGCATCGATAAAGCGATTGGGAATTTTTTGAGCCCGTGCAGCAAGAGCGGTTTCGTTTTTAATGAAATTACTTTTTTCTCCAGACCGTAAATCAACCGCCAAACAATTGTATCCGAGTTTCATGAGTTTGGGTGCAATTTCACTGAACTCCCCTCTACTCGATCCAGCCTGATGAAACATGAGTACAAATGGTTTTTCGAAGCCTATTAAATATAAATCGGCCGTTATTTTCAGGCTGTCGTCAGCATAAAAGGTAACTTTTTGCTGTGCTCCAAGCTGACTTGAGATCAGGCATATACTTAACCAAATCAATCCCCTCATAAATCATTCACCTTCCATTATTAAACATCGGCAAGTACCACAATACTGTTCTTTTTTACTTCAATCACTCCACCACCAATGGCAATGGTTTCCTCCTTGTAATCCTGGGTAGTAAACACGATATCTCCTTTAGCAAGATTAGAAATGATAGGGGCATGGTTCAGCAAAACCATGAAAGCGCCTTTTTCCCCGGGTACACGAATGGATCGCACTTTGCCGGAAAAAAGGCTTTTATCGGGTGTTAAAATTTCTAGCTTCACTTGGTGTAAGTAATTTATTAAACATCAGCCAGCATTTTCTCTCCTTTTTCGATGGCCTCTTCGATGGTTCCAACAAAACTAAAGGCTGCTTCGGGGTATTTATCTACTTCCCCATTGAGTATCATGTTAAATCCTTTTATGGTGTCTTCGATCGAAACCAACTTGCCTGCCATGCCGGTAAATTGCTCGGCTACGTGGAATGGTTGAGAAAGAAAGCGCTGTACACGTCGCGCACGGTGAACAACCAGTTTATCCTGTTCAGAAAGTTCGTCCATTCCTAAAATGGCAATAATATCCTGCAATTCGTTGTTGCGCTGAAGAATCTCTTTCACACGCTGGGCGGTGTTATAATGTTCTTTTCCAACTATATCGGCTGTTAAAATGCGCGAAGTTGAATCGAGGGGATCCACCGCAGGATAAATACCCAATGCAGCAATTTTGCGGTTAAGTACCGTAGTAGCATCGAGGTGCGAAAAGGTTGTAGCAGGAGCCGGATCGGTAAGGTCATCGGCCGGAACATAAATGGCCTGCACCGAAGTAATGGAACCACCGGTGGTGGAGGTAATTCGTTCCTGCATAATGCCCATTTCGGTGGCCAGTGTAGGTTGATAGCCTACAGCAGAGGGCATGCGCCCAAGAAGGGCCGATACTTCAGATCCAGCCTGGGTAAAACGGAAAATGTTGTCGACAAAGAAAAGAATATCACGTCCACCTCCTGATTTCTCATCGCCATCGCGAAAAGATTCGGCCACAGATAAGCCAGCAAGTGCAACGTTGGCACGTGCACCAGGAGGTTCGTTCATCTGTCCGAATACAAGGGTAGCCTGCGATTTTTGAAGTTCTTCGGGATCGACTTTCGACAAGTCCCAGCTTCCAGCCTGCATGCTTTTTATGAATTCTTCGCCATAGCGGATAACGCCCGACTCAATCATTTCGCGAAGGAGATCGTTACCCTCGCGGGTACGCTCGCCTACACCGGCAAAAACCGACAAACCAGAATATCGTTTGGCAATGTTGTTAATAAGCTCCATGATGATGACCGTTTTACCTACACCGGCACCACCAAAAAGTCCGATTTTACCTCCTTTTGGATAAGGTTCGAGTAAATCGATAACCTTAATTCCGGTAAACAGTACTTCGGTTTCAGTAGAAAGCTTTTCGAAACTGGGTGGCTCGGAGTGGATGCTGTAACCTCCCTCTTTGTTTAAAGTTCCCAGCCCGTCAATAGCATCGCCGGTAACATTTAACAGGCGCCCTTTGATCTGGTCGCCAATCGGAACCCGAATCGGGCTGCCAGTTGGAAATGCTTTCATACCACGTTGCAAACCATCGGTCGATTCCATAGAAATGGTACGAATGGTATTCTCGCCTATGTGCTGCTGGCATTCTACCACCAGGGTATTGCCTTCTCCTTTATCAATGAACAGTGCATCGTGAATTTTCGGAAGCACCCCACCGCTTTGTTCAAAACTAATGTCGATTACAGGACCAATTACCTGTGTTATAATTCCATTAACCTCGGCCATTACAAATTGGATTATGTTTGTACAAATGTATTATTTTATCGTGTTATGGGTTTCGGAATGTCCTAAAAAAAAGCCAAAAACAAATAACTGCTGCTTTTTTGGCACTCACATAAAGTTATTGAATAATGTTGAATAAAAAAATAATGTGCCTACATCTCCACATATTGTTCTAAACCAGGAAAAATATTACCCCTTACTCAAACCAAAAATTAGAAAATCGTCGAAATATTTTTAATATTCGCAACTATTTATAAATTTTGTGCCCGCTTTAATTCTGGTTTAAAATTGATAATTACAGATTTTAACAGCCAGGTGATAATTCAAACCAGAAATAATTGCCCATTCAAACCCAGGCACCACCAATGGACAAACTGATCTTCTTTGTCGACGACGATAAAATGATGCTGAACCTCATGGAGTATACCTTCAAGTGTCGCGAAGGTTTTGTCGTGAAATCTTTTTTCTCGGGCGAGGAGTGCTTGAACAACTTATACCTCAATCCCCAGCTTATTGTGCTTGATTATTACATGGGCTCCGGTGATGATGGAAAACTTTCGGGACTCGATACCCTGAAAAAAATCCGCGAGCAAGGCACAAAAGCAACCATCGTTGCGCTGAGCCGTGAGAAAAATGAGGCTACCATCGCAGAATTTATCCAAAATGGAGCCCAAAAATATGTTGTAAAAGACGACTATTTCATCGATACTCTGATCGAAACAATTGAAAATCACTTTTCTGAGAAATAACTTCAGAATGTTATTCTTGGCGCTGATTTTGAAAAACTCCCGAAAGACTTTTTTTTCTTTTTTATTCTCAGAATTATTTCTACTTTTGCCCGACTTAAACCGAAAGGAAGTTGAAACTTGGAAATCAGTATATTATCCCGTTCAAAGGGCTGAAGGAAGGGGATCACGAGTTTGATTTCGAAATCGGTGAAGCGTTCTTTGAAGAATATTCATTGACTGGCATTCGAACCGGCATGGTGCATGCGATAGCAATGCTTAAACGAAGAAGCAGTTTTCTCGAACTGGAAGTAAGCCTCGATGGCACGCTTAGCATTCAATGCGACCGTTGTCTGGAATACTTCGATTTTCCTTTGCATTTTTCCGGCCCTCTCTTTGTAAAGTTCAAAGAAGAACCTGAAGAAGCCGACGATCAGGTTATATTTCTGCATCCGGACCAAGACTTTCTCGACATGACACAGTATTTTATCGACAGCATCGGACTTAGCCTGCCCATACAAAATTTTCATCCCGAAGATGAAAATGGAAATACGGGATGCGATCCGGAAATGATAGCCAGACTAAATGAACATTCCATCCACGAACTACACCTGGGCGAAGAAATTATCGATCCCCGGTGGGAGAAATTAAAAAACTTATTAAGCGACGACAATAAAAATTAAAGAAAATGGCACATCCTAAGAGAAGACACTCATCTACCAGAAGAGATAAGAGAAGAACTCATTACAAAGCAACTGCTCCTACAGTAGCATCATGCCAAAACTGTGGCGCCACTGTGCAATATCACCGTGTATGTCCGGAATGCGGACACTATAAAGGTAAACTTGCCATTGAAAAAGAGGCTGCAGCTTAACCCACAAACCTAAACTATGAGAATAGGTGTCGATATCCTTGGAGGCGATTATGCACCTGTTGAAACCGTACTCGGTTCCATACTGGCTTATCACGAACTGAAAGACAAAGCAACCCTGGTGTTGTTTGGCGATCGCGATGCCATTGAATCCATTTGTAAAAAAGAGGGGTTCGATGCCTCTTTGTTCGAAATAGTGCATACAAACGAAAATATTGGCATGGAAGAATATCCTGCCAAAGCCTTCAAAGTTAAACCCAATGCCAGCATAGTATTGGGTTTTCACTATTTAAAAGAAAATAAAATCGACGGCTTTGCCAGTGCAGGTAATACCGGTGCCATGCTGGTAGGCAGCATGCACATTGTTAAATCCATTCCGGGTGTGATAAGGCCTGCTATTATGGCTCCCATGCCTAAAGATGCCGACAAGCCTACGCTTCTTCTCGATGTGGGAATCAACCCCGACAGCAAACCAGATGTGCTCTATCAGTATGCCATTCTGGGTTCGCTGTATGCCGAACTGGTCTATAACATCGAAAAACCACGGGTAGCACTTTTCAATATTGGTGCAGAGGAAGAAAAAGGCAACCTCCTTACAAAAGCCACCTATCAGGCCATGAAGGGCACAAAGGACTTCAACTTTATAGGCAATGTGGAAGGTACCGACCTTTTCAGCAAAGAGGTGGATGTGATTGTATGCGATGGTTTTGTTGGCAATACCATTTTAAAAAGCGCTGAGGCATTTTTTCACCTCATCAGCTCACGAAAGATTGCCGACCCTTTCTTCAATAAATTCGATTCGCGACTCTATGGCGGAACCCCCGTACTGGGTATCAATGCGCCCGCCATCATTGCACATGGCAACTCCGATGCCAAGGCCATAAAAAGTATGATTATGCATACTGCCAATGTGGTGGAATCGAAACTTACCGAAAGAATAAAACAAGCATTTGAATAGATGACTCGTATTCGTGCCGCAATTACCGGGGTAGGTGGATACGTACCCAAGTATATTCTTGATAACGAAGAGCTCAGCCGGATGGTAGACACTTCCGACGAATGGATCATGCAGCGAATTGGTATCAAGGAAAGACGTATTCTTAAAGAACCCGGCAAAGCCACTTCCGACCTCGCGGTAAGAGCCATTCAGGAACTTCTTGATAAAACCCAAACCGATCCGGAAGAAATTGATCTGTTAGTTTGCCCTACTATTACGTCCGACATGCAGTTTCCGTCTACTGCCAATATCATAGGGTATAAACTCGGCTTAAAAAACGCCTTCAACTTCGACCTCAGTGCAGCCTGTTCGGGTTTTATATATGGACTCGAAATTGCAAGCCGACTGATCGAATCGGGAGCTTACAAAAAGGCCATTCTTGTGGGGGCCGATATGATGTCGGCCATTACCAACTATACCGACCGGACAACCTGTCCGCTTTTTGGTGACGGGGCGGCGGCTGTGCTTGTTGAACCAACCACAGAAGATGTGGGTGTTATTGACCGTATTATTGGTTTTGATGGAAGTGGAATTAACAACCTGCACATGAAAGCAGGAGGCTCTTTGCGTCCACCTTCACACGAGACTATCGACAATATGGAGCATTTTGTTTACCAGGAAGGTCAGGTAGTATACAAGGCAGCCGTTTCGAAAATGTCTGACATATCGGTTGAACTCATGAACCGAAACCACATTTTGCCAGAGCAACTTGCTTACCTCATTCCGCACCAGGCCAATTTACGCATCATCGAAGCCGTAGGTCGGCGTATGGGTATAAGCAACGAACAGGTTTTGGTAAATATTCAGCGCTACGGAAATACCACAGCAGCCACTATACCACTTTGTTTTTGGGACTTTGAAAAAAAACTCAGCAAAGGCGACAACATTATTCTCACTGCCTTTGGCGCTGGTTTTACCTTTGGCAGTATATACCTTAAATGGGCCTATAATCCTCAATGAAGCTCCCCGCAGCAAGCTGAAGGGGTTTCTGCAAAGGATTTTATTTTATTCGCCTCAAGAGGCGGGGTATTTACCCGCGCACACGATTTCACGAATAAAAAATATTCCAGGAAATAATCCGGATTATTTTTCGTTATGCTCAGCAAAGCTGATTTTTCTTATATTTGTTTTTTAACCACAAAAAATATTGAAATGGCCAAAACTTTTGAACCTGGCGAAGTTGCAGTAAACAGAATAGTTGCAGGAACCACCATTAAAGGAGATATTGACACCAACAGCGATTTTCGTTTTGAAGGTACCCTCGTTGGCAATCTTAAAACAAAAGGCAAACTAATTGTGGGTACCTCAGGAGAAGTAAAGGGCGAAATACATTGTAAAAACTGCGATGTGGAAGGAAAAGTAGAAGGAAAAATTACCGTTTCCGAGCTTTTAACTCTTAAAAGTACTTCGAGCATACTGGGCGATATCTCTTCCAAACGTCTTGCCATTGAGCCTGGAGCAAGGTTTACAGGTAATTGTCAAATGACCAATGATGTTGTTCAACCCGAAGTTAAAAAAGCCTGATAAAAAACCGCTTAATAAACTCGCACAGGCAGGACGCTATTCGGGTCTTGCCTTTGAAATGGCTGCAATAATTCTTGCAGGAGTTTTTGGTGGCATCTGGCTTGATAAAAGGTTTGAAACTTCTGTGCTTTTTACCCTTTTGCTCTCGGTATTTGCAGTTTTTGCTGCCATCTATTTTGTAATAAAAGACCTGCTTCGCCCGAATGATACCCCTAAAAAATAAAGCTACATTCCAGTCAGCCTTGGTGCTCTTTTTTGGACTTTTACTAGCTTTCTACCTTCAAGTGGGCCTTTCACCTGCCTCCTCGCGTTGGTTTTTTCTACTGCTGCCTGTTTTTGGCTTTTTTATCAATTATACAGGCATTGCTTTCCATGCCCGAAAAACCTCCACTGCCTCCATCCAAAGTTTACTTACTGTGCTTTTTGGAATTAAATTCTTTTCTTACCTGCTCATAAGTGTGGTGTACTTCATAATTGAAAAGGAAAAAAGCCAAAGAATACTTTTTACCGGCTTCCTTTTCCTTTTGTATATTGCCTTTACCCTGGTAATTTTATCCAATTTATTGAAGCAGCAGAAAAGTTCGTAGCCCAATTCATGGAATTTATAAATAGTTTATTAACTTTAAATGTGGTTGCCAACAGATGTATTTCATGTTTAAAGTGTTCTTATTAAAGCATTTGTTATTCTGATCGTTTTAAATGAGGTTCTGGTGATAATGTAATTATTAACTCGACAAAGCCGGGTATGAAGACGTTTTTTACTGGTTTTATTATTGCTTTATTCCTGTCCAGCCAATTTCTTGTTGCCTCAGAACCTGTTTCCGGTAATGAAAATTCAACGCTCAAAGAGCACGAAAAATTCGACCCTAGCAGTTTTATGTTTGGCCATATCAGCGATGCCTACGACTGGCACCTGCTCGATATCGGGAAAAAATCCATCAGCATTCCCTTGCCAGTTATCCTTTTCAGCAAGGAAAGCGGTTTTCATGCATTTCTTTCCAGCAAATTCGAACATGGCCACGCCACCTTCAAAGGATTTCAAATTGCAAACGAGGGAGATCATAAGGGCAAGATAATAGAAACCCTTGCCGATGGCAGCGAAGAGGTTCCGTTTGATGTATCAATCACTAAAAATATTGCCGCCCTGCTATTTAGCATTGCTTTGTTGCTATGGATGTTCCTTTCGGTAGCAAAAGCTTACCAACGCAAACCGAATCATGCCCCAAAAGGCCTGCAATCGTGGCTCGAACCAGTGATACTTTTTGTGCGCGATGACATTGCCAAGCCTTCTATTGGTGCCAAGCATTATGAACGTTTTATGCCTTACCTGCTTACAGTTTTTTTCTTTATACTGATCAACAACCTACTTGGATTAATACCTATTCCACCAGGTGGTGCTAACGTAACCGGCAATATAGCCGTTACCATGGTGCTGGCCCTCTTTACTTTTGTGATTACTACCCTGCGGGGAAGTAAAAGCTATTGGCAACATATTTTTAATACCCCCGGGGTGCCATTGTGGCTTAAACTACCACCAATGCCCATTATGCCCCTTGTCGAAACTATAGGTGTATTTACCAAACCATTTATTCTGATGGTGCGGCTATTCGCCAACATTACTGCCGGACATATTATTGCCATGGGTTTTCTGTCACTGATCTTTATTTTTAAAGAAATGAGCGAACCTTTGGCTTATGGAGTATCGGTT
It contains:
- a CDS encoding ribonuclease P protein component produces the protein MRFSYISKSSALKWSSQENFRRAVKRNLLKRRIREAYRLKKQTFIQGLPEGDLLLHLGFVYSSDILADFATVQSELSYFLMQLANRLKKN
- a CDS encoding class I SAM-dependent methyltransferase; protein product: MKQTHQNCLVCKSNSITPFINCKDYFVSGETFELYHCKDCGFIFTQHIPTASEIGPYYQSETYISHSNSRQGITNKLYHTVRNIMLHRKYRLIKKYTDGKELLDIGCGTGHFANYMHKMGYHSKGLEPDANARKFAREQFHLPVEEPEKVLAEDHTDQYNVITLWHVLEHLHDPARYLAWIHCALKNEGVLVIALPNCSSLDAQFFKAYWAAYDVPRHIWHFTPKTFTAFALKSGFSVQQIKRLPFDAYYNSLLSLRYKKSRLALPLGFLIGFVSNLKSLICPKTASSVIYVLRKQAY
- a CDS encoding glycoside hydrolase family 16 protein — protein: MAGLRALLGLYPKTTTYEEQCIELRKEFSALQLFATSEELRHFQELEETVTSEKFKLRREELLRIKYKGTEAFDKEQTYQRLHKDSEIKLYYKTLLSDTLKLYFEIHESEQLKQLHRLQEFVNSDAFLKEKAHYQQSAKKRFELSELGQELYKYNDQSRSTEIKSYFKFISDKRYPDYSQLSGSEKLARYEELKTIVESHEFVSAKKSMSKAEFQASEMGKQWVEYLSLSKSKDIRNYIQLEASALKKYYDTLHNSAELSAYEEHEKFVLSHDFALKRKAILSESFSDTEAYKKLHELELLQKSPNMKSYFSFSKSKEFENYNRIHQSEKLLRYKELSEYVKSEEFLTEKAYLNLSPQVRWKQSEEYKQLDEYNQLKGSEKIKWFYSQYNAKRFEWLRTWSISFSDEFDSGKLDKSKWLTRYFWGDKMLQKSYSLAHEKHFITDGNNLDLSAAHLKIITRKEKADGLKWNPELGFVPSSFEYTSGLVNTGNSFRQQYGYFEAKIKLSANSKILNAFWMVGDEQTPHIDVVKANGKCSMGIHTNQVSFKKTLGRSKFAADYFIYGMEWSANRIAWFINGLEVASTNTNIPQQPMYIALSAGLYEDLLDNNMPAMEVDWVRCYKKVKE
- a CDS encoding glycosyltransferase family 9 protein — translated: MTEATKPVKFLLIRFSSIGDIVLTTPVIRNLKEQTVGAEIHFLTKKKFANVLEGNPYLKKVHLLENNIGLTLRELKEENFDYIIDLHRNLRSQRVKLALKRISFSFNKLNFQKWLLVNFKINRLPEKHIVDRYLDTISLFIDAPDKKGLDYFIPSAQNFPELPKTPYVVIVIGANHFTKQMPLEKLQSLCNSIHKPQILIGGPDDKERAYSLAKMLKVEPLNYTGRLTLNQSAMIISQADWVITPDTGMMHIAAAFRRKIISYWGNTVPAFGMGPYRSHEASALFEVEGLKCRPCSKIGYSKCPRNHFKCMNLQDIEKMATLANS
- a CDS encoding dienelactone hydrolase family protein; this translates as MRGLIWLSICLISSQLGAQQKVTFYADDSLKITADLYLIGFEKPFVLMFHQAGSSRGEFSEIAPKLMKLGYNCLAVDLRSGEKSNFIKNETALAARAQKIPNRFIDASKDIDAAVNYVLRYNHQPVILFGSSYSASLALMKAKHSNRVRSVIAFSPGEYFRPELVVREEIAGLDVPVFIAVSEIEYSYVNELSSQVATGKRVIFKPSLTRGVHGAKALWESNEGSSEYWLNLTHFFRKLQEV
- the atpC gene encoding ATP synthase F1 subunit epsilon — protein: MKLEILTPDKSLFSGKVRSIRVPGEKGAFMVLLNHAPIISNLAKGDIVFTTQDYKEETIAIGGGVIEVKKNSIVVLADV
- a CDS encoding F0F1 ATP synthase subunit beta; the protein is MAEVNGIITQVIGPVIDISFEQSGGVLPKIHDALFIDKGEGNTLVVECQQHIGENTIRTISMESTDGLQRGMKAFPTGSPIRVPIGDQIKGRLLNVTGDAIDGLGTLNKEGGYSIHSEPPSFEKLSTETEVLFTGIKVIDLLEPYPKGGKIGLFGGAGVGKTVIIMELINNIAKRYSGLSVFAGVGERTREGNDLLREMIESGVIRYGEEFIKSMQAGSWDLSKVDPEELQKSQATLVFGQMNEPPGARANVALAGLSVAESFRDGDEKSGGGRDILFFVDNIFRFTQAGSEVSALLGRMPSAVGYQPTLATEMGIMQERITSTTGGSITSVQAIYVPADDLTDPAPATTFSHLDATTVLNRKIAALGIYPAVDPLDSTSRILTADIVGKEHYNTAQRVKEILQRNNELQDIIAILGMDELSEQDKLVVHRARRVQRFLSQPFHVAEQFTGMAGKLVSIEDTIKGFNMILNGEVDKYPEAAFSFVGTIEEAIEKGEKMLADV
- a CDS encoding response regulator, whose protein sequence is MDKLIFFVDDDKMMLNLMEYTFKCREGFVVKSFFSGEECLNNLYLNPQLIVLDYYMGSGDDGKLSGLDTLKKIREQGTKATIVALSREKNEATIAEFIQNGAQKYVVKDDYFIDTLIETIENHFSEK
- a CDS encoding DUF177 domain-containing protein, producing MKLGNQYIIPFKGLKEGDHEFDFEIGEAFFEEYSLTGIRTGMVHAIAMLKRRSSFLELEVSLDGTLSIQCDRCLEYFDFPLHFSGPLFVKFKEEPEEADDQVIFLHPDQDFLDMTQYFIDSIGLSLPIQNFHPEDENGNTGCDPEMIARLNEHSIHELHLGEEIIDPRWEKLKNLLSDDNKN
- the rpmF gene encoding 50S ribosomal protein L32, producing the protein MAHPKRRHSSTRRDKRRTHYKATAPTVASCQNCGATVQYHRVCPECGHYKGKLAIEKEAAA